A genomic segment from Acidobacteriota bacterium encodes:
- a CDS encoding thioredoxin family protein: protein MRKDLQPPQTSKKANLWLKFGILAVTAGIGFGAVIGCSTPAATTTSTPPATSSSSSASEMSGPVSEAVWMTNYQTAMAQAKQENKMLLMDFTGSDWCSWCIKLDKEIFSTNEFKSYASKNLVLLKLDFPKSKRLPVDEIRQNQLLAQTYQIQGYPTIIVLNSSGAKVGTLGYMRGGPSEFIASLDKIRQGA from the coding sequence ATGAGGAAGGACTTACAACCACCACAGACCAGCAAAAAGGCAAATCTGTGGTTGAAATTTGGGATTTTGGCCGTTACAGCCGGCATTGGATTCGGGGCGGTGATTGGGTGCTCAACTCCAGCCGCAACCACAACCTCCACACCACCAGCCACATCATCATCGTCATCAGCCAGTGAAATGTCAGGGCCCGTGAGTGAAGCCGTCTGGATGACCAATTACCAGACCGCCATGGCTCAGGCCAAACAAGAGAATAAAATGTTGCTCATGGATTTTACCGGCTCAGACTGGTGTTCCTGGTGTATAAAACTTGATAAAGAAATTTTTTCAACCAACGAATTTAAATCATACGCCAGCAAAAACCTGGTTTTGCTCAAACTTGATTTTCCCAAATCAAAACGGCTACCAGTGGATGAAATCCGCCAAAATCAGTTACTGGCCCAAACCTATCAAATCCAGGGTTACCCAACGATCATCGTTTTAAATTCAAGCGGCGCAAAGGTTGGCACACTTGGGTACATGCGTGGTGGTCCTTCAGAATTTATTGCTTCGCTCGATAAAATTCGACAAGGCGCGTGA
- the raiA gene encoding ribosome-associated translation inhibitor RaiA, which yields MKVDFTGRHFTVTPAIKKHAREQLKKISKLLGSKEINSAHFVLEVEKYRHRAELLIDWQNQSLSAVATTNDMYLAINQVVEKMERRAQKIKEKWDSKKRVVRKKLEEENDRAVAGATSTVERNHPRVVLIEADVKPMNTEEAIESLLASGEDFFLFTNSENNRVCVLFKRKDGNYGLVEA from the coding sequence ATGAAAGTAGATTTTACAGGAAGGCACTTCACTGTCACTCCAGCCATTAAAAAGCATGCCCGCGAACAACTCAAAAAAATCAGTAAACTCCTGGGAAGTAAAGAGATAAATTCAGCCCACTTTGTTCTTGAGGTTGAAAAGTATCGACACCGGGCAGAACTCCTTATCGACTGGCAAAACCAGTCATTAAGTGCGGTAGCCACCACCAACGACATGTATCTCGCAATTAATCAGGTAGTCGAGAAGATGGAACGACGAGCTCAAAAAATAAAAGAAAAATGGGACTCGAAAAAGCGGGTTGTCCGAAAGAAACTAGAGGAAGAAAATGATCGCGCAGTGGCCGGTGCAACTTCAACCGTGGAGAGGAATCACCCTCGAGTTGTTCTAATAGAAGCTGACGTAAAACCGATGAATACTGAAGAAGCAATTGAATCCTTGCTAGCATCAGGTGAAGACTTTTTTTTATTCACAAACTCTGAAAATAATCGAGTTTGTGTTTTGTTTAAGCGTAAAGATGGAAACTATGGTTTGGTTGAGGCATAA
- a CDS encoding FAD-binding protein — MPKKPKVLVVCGEAAGLMAALQLIESGCEVEIISPVPIRRLLASTHTGLNAALNTKGEADSPAHHLEDSLVAGDFLASQPALQAMCAQAPELIWILDRMGVPFTRTTEGQIELHRAPGTTFSRTAFAGTTTGPAVLFALCEQIQRYEVEGTVTCHEGWEFLSAALDDTTCLGIVAMELVTLEVKVFAAQAVVIAAGGVGGIFGRTTNAVHVTGSVQGALFRQGVRYTNAEFIQLHPATVLGEDKFRAIPDLALAEGGRFWVPRTARDQRPPEEIPGAERWYFLEEHYPNLGNFVPRDIATREIFEISLDGYGVGSLSQVYLDLTHLPPVRRQRRLGGIRDLYLQMVGEDVSTVPMCVFPGMHLSLGGLWVDTEHQTNIKGLFAAGECASSLHGANALSGNELLFSLFSGRTSGQAAARFAQGTIQLSVDSDSSLETERRRQTDSIEQLKAKRGSENAWRIQEKLGRLMTEQVTVVRFNERLQGALEQLDQLEDRLARIDINETNFWATPSIPHARRLESMLILARVIIVSALNRNESRGVHFKPEFPTCNNTEYLKTTVATFSETGPVITFEPIDTSLIEPRPREYN, encoded by the coding sequence ATGCCGAAAAAACCAAAGGTCCTTGTTGTCTGCGGCGAAGCTGCCGGCTTGATGGCGGCACTCCAACTGATTGAATCTGGGTGCGAAGTCGAGATCATTTCCCCAGTTCCAATCCGACGATTGTTGGCAAGCACTCATACTGGACTCAATGCTGCACTCAACACTAAAGGTGAAGCAGACAGCCCGGCACACCACCTTGAGGATTCCCTGGTAGCTGGAGATTTTCTAGCGAGCCAACCTGCACTCCAGGCCATGTGTGCCCAGGCACCAGAACTCATCTGGATACTTGACCGAATGGGCGTTCCCTTCACCCGTACGACAGAAGGTCAAATCGAACTTCATCGGGCACCAGGCACTACATTTTCACGGACCGCTTTCGCAGGCACGACGACTGGGCCGGCGGTACTGTTTGCCCTGTGTGAGCAAATCCAACGCTATGAGGTTGAGGGCACAGTTACCTGCCATGAGGGATGGGAATTTCTTTCTGCCGCGCTCGATGACACCACCTGCCTGGGTATCGTAGCCATGGAGTTGGTGACGCTTGAAGTCAAAGTTTTTGCTGCCCAGGCAGTCGTGATTGCAGCCGGCGGGGTCGGGGGGATTTTCGGACGAACAACCAATGCGGTTCATGTTACGGGGAGTGTTCAGGGAGCACTCTTTCGACAAGGTGTTCGCTATACCAATGCTGAATTTATTCAATTGCATCCGGCGACAGTGCTTGGGGAAGATAAATTTCGGGCCATCCCGGACCTTGCCTTAGCTGAAGGCGGGCGATTTTGGGTGCCGCGAACCGCTCGTGACCAGCGCCCTCCCGAAGAAATCCCAGGTGCGGAGCGATGGTATTTTCTTGAGGAACACTATCCGAATCTTGGAAATTTTGTCCCCCGTGACATAGCGACCAGGGAAATCTTCGAAATTTCCCTCGATGGGTATGGAGTTGGGAGCTTGAGTCAGGTATATCTTGACTTGACCCACCTTCCACCAGTACGACGCCAGAGGCGGTTGGGCGGGATTCGGGATCTGTACCTCCAGATGGTTGGCGAAGATGTATCAACCGTCCCAATGTGCGTGTTTCCAGGAATGCATTTAAGTCTGGGTGGGTTGTGGGTAGATACAGAACATCAGACCAATATCAAAGGATTGTTTGCGGCAGGTGAATGTGCCAGTTCGCTGCACGGGGCCAATGCCTTGAGCGGAAACGAATTACTATTCAGCCTTTTCTCAGGAAGAACATCCGGGCAGGCGGCGGCTCGATTTGCGCAGGGCACCATACAACTTTCAGTGGACTCAGATTCTTCCCTTGAAACTGAACGAAGACGACAAACTGATTCCATTGAACAGCTTAAAGCGAAACGCGGATCTGAAAACGCCTGGCGCATCCAGGAAAAGCTTGGTCGCCTTATGACGGAACAAGTAACAGTGGTTCGCTTTAATGAGCGATTGCAAGGTGCGCTTGAACAACTTGACCAGCTTGAAGACCGACTGGCCCGGATTGATATCAATGAAACCAATTTTTGGGCAACACCTTCAATACCTCACGCGCGACGATTGGAATCAATGCTGATACTGGCTCGGGTCATCATTGTCAGCGCATTGAATCGAAACGAATCCCGTGGGGTTCATTTCAAACCTGAATTTCCAACCTGTAACAACACTGAGTATTTAAAAACCACTGTGGCCACCTTTTCCGAAACGGGCCCAGTCATCACCTTTGAGCCAATTGACACCAGCCTGATTGAGCCTCGCCCCCGCGAATACAATTAG
- the sdhB gene encoding succinate dehydrogenase iron-sulfur subunit, producing MDKQARRITLHIKRQDDPQGQEWWETFVVDYRPRMTVISCLVEIRTHPFNAKNQKSTPVAWESGCLENQCGACSMLINGQPQQACMARVDTLPQPIVLEPLSKFGVIRDLVVDRSPLFQQSKAAKAWIPTDGIASIGPPPPVNPDEAELRAQLSSCQACGICLEVCPQYNDRSPFIGPALLNQLRQLNHHPIGKQSRTERLDLIMGEGGVADCGNAQNCVKACPKEIPLIESIAELNRETTWHTFFRWLSR from the coding sequence ATGGACAAGCAGGCACGACGAATCACCCTTCACATCAAGCGACAGGACGACCCGCAAGGCCAGGAATGGTGGGAAACGTTTGTGGTTGATTACCGACCTCGAATGACTGTTATTTCGTGCCTGGTTGAAATTCGAACGCATCCCTTTAATGCTAAAAACCAGAAGTCCACACCTGTCGCCTGGGAATCGGGTTGTCTGGAAAACCAATGTGGCGCCTGTTCAATGCTTATCAATGGTCAGCCCCAACAAGCCTGTATGGCCAGAGTTGATACACTGCCGCAACCCATTGTGCTGGAACCACTGAGCAAATTTGGAGTTATTCGTGACCTTGTGGTTGATCGAAGCCCGCTGTTTCAACAATCCAAAGCGGCGAAAGCCTGGATTCCAACTGACGGGATTGCATCTATCGGACCTCCGCCGCCTGTCAATCCAGATGAAGCAGAATTACGGGCTCAACTCTCAAGCTGCCAAGCGTGTGGGATTTGCCTGGAGGTTTGCCCTCAATACAACGACCGATCTCCGTTCATTGGCCCGGCCCTGCTCAATCAGTTACGGCAACTGAACCACCACCCAATTGGGAAACAAAGCCGCACTGAACGACTTGACTTGATTATGGGTGAAGGAGGAGTTGCCGACTGCGGAAATGCTCAAAACTGTGTCAAAGCCTGTCCAAAAGAGATTCCACTCATTGAGTCAATTGCCGAATTGAACCGTGAAACAACCTGGCACACTTTCTTTCGATGGTTGAGCCGGTAG
- the lptC gene encoding LPS export ABC transporter periplasmic protein LptC: protein MSFSLPKLFKYLSLAVFLGVVVYLAIQLSSRNNPLRPKKSTDLPVQFVGVSNDFRYVHRDQTVDRLILTAAKDTAFTNGQHQLEEVKLETFGQDGKPLGVLTSKTADYDSQSQVAVFKKDVLVVTTDELVVRTEEMKYDQAANVTSTESPVTFTRKNITGTCLGAKLDSTTGRFVMNQQVKITIAPESATPTAPMPQSGGSTSTLVQATPPNQSNKGKTEKKKEKKEKKEKKEKKANRLKEKEGHAAPAQSTSTSPAITTQVPTTITGDHAEYWKPEKQVYLTGNAIVLQGGNELRADKMTAFLDDNQRIQKLETRTRSFLKSAEKQGQVESQDMDITFSSEGDVQFAVATGNPVVKSFEGSASREVTGDRIEVSFAKANEINALQEFTSTGNARMVLAAPPVSPQDPQPAQKTLTANQIQVKMYPDGRFAETASAKGDAILTILPAVITPRADQKQLRSPEMKALFFETGNLIRTFMADGGVQLEITPLEPNTQRFKRTSRSDRATVQFDQVASDISSVEQEGNFQFEEGKRQARAQTATYLKSKEIVYLRGNRPAIWDDLARTEAQEIELSNLIPEHEARGNVRTTYYSQESTGQATPFGKTKSPVFLTAHHAHVNTQIGKATYQGEARAWQDDNFIRGDVIELFQTEKRMTASGQVSSALYQMERTDTKGQKQVVPIFGSSEFFSYNDSKRQARYERNTRLVQGEDTLSADSTDIYLAAKTNQVERLMAQGKVVLTQPQRRGTGDQAEYTASDDRFVLVGNMARVEDMAQGTTTGPQLTFLRSDGSVLVTDQRQTQRIRTTHKISK, encoded by the coding sequence ATGTCGTTTTCGCTCCCCAAACTCTTTAAATACCTATCCCTGGCTGTGTTTCTTGGCGTAGTGGTCTATCTGGCCATTCAACTCAGCTCCAGGAATAACCCATTGCGACCCAAAAAATCAACTGACCTTCCAGTGCAATTTGTGGGGGTGTCAAATGATTTTCGATATGTCCATCGAGATCAAACTGTTGATCGGCTCATTTTGACGGCGGCAAAAGATACAGCCTTTACCAATGGGCAACATCAACTGGAAGAAGTGAAGCTAGAAACATTTGGCCAGGATGGAAAGCCACTTGGGGTCTTGACATCAAAAACGGCAGATTATGACAGCCAATCCCAGGTAGCCGTTTTTAAAAAAGATGTACTGGTTGTAACCACAGATGAACTGGTGGTCCGGACAGAGGAAATGAAGTATGACCAGGCCGCCAATGTTACCTCGACAGAATCACCTGTCACGTTTACACGCAAAAATATCACTGGAACTTGCCTTGGAGCAAAACTTGATTCAACCACAGGTCGCTTTGTGATGAACCAACAGGTAAAAATCACCATCGCTCCAGAATCAGCCACTCCGACAGCGCCAATGCCTCAAAGTGGCGGCTCAACCTCAACTCTCGTTCAGGCAACACCTCCCAATCAAAGCAATAAAGGCAAGACAGAGAAGAAGAAGGAGAAAAAAGAGAAGAAGGAAAAGAAGGAGAAAAAAGCCAACCGATTGAAAGAAAAAGAAGGTCATGCAGCCCCGGCCCAATCAACTTCAACATCACCAGCCATCACCACTCAAGTACCGACCACCATTACTGGAGATCATGCCGAGTACTGGAAACCTGAAAAACAGGTCTATCTCACAGGGAATGCGATTGTCCTGCAAGGAGGAAACGAACTCCGCGCAGATAAAATGACTGCCTTCCTGGATGACAATCAACGGATTCAGAAACTGGAGACCCGAACCAGATCATTTTTGAAGTCAGCCGAAAAGCAAGGGCAAGTTGAATCCCAGGATATGGACATTACTTTCAGTAGTGAAGGGGATGTTCAATTCGCAGTGGCCACTGGCAACCCGGTGGTGAAATCTTTTGAAGGCTCTGCCTCCCGCGAAGTAACTGGCGACCGAATTGAAGTATCGTTTGCCAAAGCAAATGAAATCAATGCCTTACAAGAATTCACCAGTACAGGAAATGCACGCATGGTCCTGGCAGCCCCGCCCGTTTCCCCTCAGGATCCGCAACCAGCCCAAAAAACGCTCACGGCGAACCAAATCCAGGTGAAAATGTACCCAGATGGCCGTTTTGCTGAAACAGCCAGTGCCAAAGGGGATGCAATCTTGACAATTTTGCCGGCGGTCATTACGCCACGAGCTGATCAGAAACAACTTCGGTCACCTGAAATGAAAGCCCTGTTTTTTGAAACAGGCAATTTGATCCGGACTTTTATGGCCGACGGAGGGGTCCAGCTTGAGATCACCCCCTTGGAGCCTAACACTCAACGCTTCAAGCGTACCAGTCGAAGTGATCGAGCAACGGTTCAATTTGACCAGGTTGCCAGTGATATAAGCTCTGTCGAACAAGAAGGAAATTTCCAGTTTGAAGAAGGCAAGCGACAAGCACGGGCACAAACCGCAACCTACCTTAAATCCAAAGAAATCGTTTACCTGCGTGGAAACCGACCTGCGATTTGGGATGATCTGGCTCGAACAGAGGCTCAGGAAATAGAACTCTCAAATTTGATTCCAGAACATGAAGCCCGCGGAAATGTACGCACGACATACTATAGCCAGGAAAGCACTGGCCAGGCGACTCCTTTTGGGAAAACCAAATCGCCGGTTTTTTTGACAGCACACCACGCCCATGTAAATACACAGATAGGCAAAGCAACCTATCAAGGAGAAGCTCGTGCCTGGCAGGATGATAACTTTATTCGAGGTGATGTTATCGAGTTGTTTCAAACTGAGAAACGCATGACAGCCAGTGGACAGGTCTCCTCAGCGCTGTACCAGATGGAACGGACCGACACCAAAGGGCAAAAACAGGTTGTCCCAATTTTTGGGAGTAGCGAGTTCTTTTCTTATAACGACTCCAAGCGTCAGGCTCGCTATGAACGAAATACCCGCCTCGTTCAGGGAGAAGATACCTTGAGTGCAGACAGCACAGACATTTATCTTGCAGCAAAAACCAACCAGGTGGAACGCCTGATGGCTCAGGGTAAAGTTGTCTTGACGCAACCTCAGCGGCGTGGAACTGGTGATCAGGCAGAGTACACGGCATCTGATGACCGATTCGTCTTAGTTGGTAATATGGCTAGAGTTGAGGACATGGCGCAGGGGACGACAACTGGACCTCAATTGACTTTCTTAAGGTCGGATGGTAGTGTGTTGGTCACCGATCAACGACAAACCCAGCGAATCCGTACAACTCACAAAATCAGCAAATAG
- the rpoN gene encoding RNA polymerase factor sigma-54: MSIKPILAPKNEQRLGLVLTPQMRQRIEMLSMTSLELSDMVSTEMVANPVLEEVLPNEPAEGLTITDEQLAFGERPIDGAPQPPDPTIDFSLDYLPDPVPLHTSDVSPTIPEIQSDEVTREEGGQEPEVNPDPFQEIDFGAEFENYLDPGYKTFEHEDSDQPSFENLLTKKPTLAEHLLWQLNLTRTPEEIRAAAEAIICSLNVNGHLADPLEEIAALGPWSMTVVEKAKRLVQSLDPIGVGSTNVLDCFLIQLELKGLTNHLATQLVQYHFNRLQQYRWPDLAKELGVSIDEIAKAVTLIVKLEPYPGRQFAHDEAYPIQPEIFIEKIDDEYYIHFNDDGIPQLRINSHYRRLLESNQASKEEREYVRECFRSAVDLLKNIEHRRQTIYKVCQAIVERQRAFLDGGVEYLKPMMLKDLAELIGIHLSTVSRVVNRKYAHTPQGVIELRRFFTDGMTNDQGEEVSTQLLKLQIKKMIENEDPHHPLTDDEIMHRLAKEGVKLSRRTVAKYRDQMSIPGSRERRVII; this comes from the coding sequence ATGTCTATTAAGCCGATTCTTGCTCCCAAAAATGAACAACGACTTGGATTGGTCTTAACTCCTCAAATGCGACAACGCATTGAAATGTTAAGCATGACCTCACTTGAATTGAGCGATATGGTATCAACCGAGATGGTCGCAAATCCGGTTCTTGAAGAAGTGCTCCCCAATGAACCGGCAGAAGGTTTGACCATCACAGATGAGCAACTGGCATTTGGGGAACGCCCCATTGACGGAGCCCCTCAGCCACCTGACCCAACGATTGATTTCTCACTTGATTACCTGCCTGACCCGGTGCCATTGCACACCTCTGATGTATCTCCCACAATTCCAGAAATCCAGTCAGATGAAGTTACTCGAGAAGAGGGTGGGCAGGAACCTGAGGTCAATCCTGATCCATTTCAGGAAATTGACTTTGGAGCTGAATTTGAAAATTACCTCGACCCAGGGTACAAAACTTTTGAGCATGAAGACTCTGATCAGCCGTCCTTTGAAAACCTTCTTACTAAAAAACCAACTCTCGCAGAGCACCTATTGTGGCAATTAAACCTCACTCGTACTCCAGAGGAAATCAGAGCTGCAGCTGAAGCCATTATTTGCAGTCTGAACGTCAATGGCCATTTAGCTGACCCATTGGAAGAAATTGCAGCATTGGGTCCCTGGTCCATGACAGTAGTTGAGAAAGCCAAACGATTGGTCCAATCTCTTGATCCAATTGGAGTTGGCTCAACGAATGTCTTGGATTGTTTCTTAATTCAGCTTGAGCTAAAGGGTTTGACAAACCACCTGGCAACCCAGCTTGTTCAATATCACTTTAACCGGCTGCAACAATATCGGTGGCCCGACCTTGCTAAAGAATTAGGTGTCTCCATTGATGAAATTGCCAAAGCTGTCACTCTCATCGTGAAGTTAGAACCTTACCCAGGAAGACAATTTGCCCACGATGAAGCTTATCCCATTCAACCTGAAATATTTATTGAAAAAATTGACGACGAGTATTATATCCACTTCAATGATGATGGGATCCCACAGTTACGCATTAACTCCCACTATCGCCGACTGTTGGAATCAAACCAAGCTTCGAAAGAAGAGCGAGAATATGTAAGGGAATGCTTTCGATCAGCAGTTGACCTTCTGAAAAATATCGAACATCGCCGACAAACAATTTACAAAGTTTGTCAAGCCATTGTTGAACGCCAAAGAGCGTTTCTCGATGGAGGTGTTGAATACCTCAAGCCAATGATGCTGAAAGACTTAGCTGAACTAATTGGAATTCACCTTTCAACGGTGAGTCGGGTCGTAAACCGAAAATATGCGCACACTCCCCAGGGCGTTATTGAACTACGCCGTTTCTTCACTGACGGAATGACCAATGACCAGGGTGAGGAAGTCTCCACTCAACTGCTAAAGCTTCAAATCAAGAAAATGATTGAGAATGAGGATCCACATCACCCACTTACTGATGATGAAATCATGCATCGACTTGCCAAAGAAGGAGTCAAATTATCCCGCCGGACTGTTGCAAAATACCGGGATCAAATGTCAATCCCGGGATCTAGAGAAAGGCGAGTCATCATTTAA
- a CDS encoding succinate dehydrogenase: protein MVHRAANYFFLRKLHSLSGIVPLGVFLGFHLYLNLHAASGPAAYQRAIQTLQALFPGPLLILTEIGLILLPLLFHAGVGLYLTTHMKSNVVQYPHPQNWLYWLQRMTGIVLLVFLLAHIATLRLGFGGPDVSVGANPDIAFDVVRFWLSQPLVMAFYGLGVFSAAFHFAHGLWNFAISWGITVSTRSQQLFSYICLGIGVLVFSLGVRVILAFVN, encoded by the coding sequence ATGGTACATCGTGCGGCAAACTACTTTTTTCTTCGAAAACTGCACTCGTTGAGTGGGATTGTCCCACTGGGCGTCTTTTTGGGATTTCATCTCTATTTGAATTTACATGCTGCCAGTGGACCAGCCGCCTATCAACGTGCCATCCAGACACTCCAAGCCCTTTTCCCTGGCCCGCTCCTTATATTGACTGAAATTGGTCTGATTTTATTGCCGCTACTGTTTCATGCTGGGGTTGGCCTGTATTTAACGACCCACATGAAAAGCAATGTCGTTCAGTATCCACATCCTCAGAACTGGCTGTACTGGCTCCAACGGATGACGGGCATTGTGTTGCTGGTGTTTCTCCTGGCACATATCGCGACGCTCCGGCTGGGATTTGGAGGCCCAGATGTGAGTGTCGGCGCCAATCCAGATATTGCCTTTGACGTTGTTCGCTTTTGGCTTTCACAACCCCTGGTCATGGCATTTTATGGGTTAGGTGTCTTTTCAGCCGCATTCCACTTTGCACATGGACTCTGGAATTTTGCCATTTCGTGGGGAATCACTGTCAGCACGCGATCCCAGCAACTGTTTTCCTATATATGCCTTGGAATTGGTGTTCTGGTGTTCAGCCTGGGAGTCCGTGTGATTCTTGCTTTTGTGAACTAA
- the lptB gene encoding LPS export ABC transporter ATP-binding protein encodes MVVCWSPINDKPSESVQLTKSANSQIEVGLVSDTHHKTPSSAISSDPSNQTPTQDTDQPTPGDSLRVEGLNKAYRGREVVRDVSIHIQQGEVVGLLGPNGAGKTTTFYMIVGLERPDKGVITLGDQAITSLPMYLRARKGISYLPQEPSIFRKLTVEKNILAILETLRVPGQIRAEILESLLSELDIAHVRHTPGYALSGGERRRAEIARCLVIEPKFILLDEPFAGIDPKAVVEIQNIISRLKARNIGVLITDHNVRETLAITDRAYIISEGKIFRSGTPQSLTSDEEVRKIYLGENFRM; translated from the coding sequence ATGGTAGTGTGTTGGTCACCGATCAACGACAAACCCAGCGAATCCGTACAACTCACAAAATCAGCAAATAGTCAGATTGAAGTGGGCCTTGTGTCAGATACTCATCACAAAACACCATCTAGCGCGATTTCTTCCGATCCTTCAAATCAAACTCCAACTCAAGATACCGATCAGCCCACACCTGGTGACTCCCTTCGTGTGGAAGGATTAAATAAAGCCTATCGTGGTCGTGAAGTGGTCCGGGACGTCTCAATCCACATTCAACAAGGCGAGGTCGTGGGATTACTGGGCCCAAACGGAGCTGGGAAAACAACGACCTTTTACATGATTGTGGGCCTTGAACGACCAGACAAAGGGGTGATTACGCTGGGAGATCAAGCAATTACCTCCCTTCCAATGTATCTTCGAGCGCGGAAGGGTATTAGTTATCTGCCTCAAGAACCATCTATTTTCCGCAAGCTTACTGTTGAAAAAAATATCCTGGCTATTCTTGAAACACTCCGTGTTCCAGGTCAAATTCGCGCTGAAATTTTGGAATCATTGCTCAGTGAACTTGATATTGCCCACGTCCGACATACACCAGGATATGCTCTTTCGGGAGGTGAGCGAAGACGAGCTGAAATTGCTCGATGTCTGGTTATTGAACCAAAATTCATATTATTGGATGAACCATTTGCCGGAATTGATCCCAAAGCAGTCGTCGAAATTCAAAATATCATCTCCCGCTTGAAGGCTCGTAACATTGGAGTTCTGATTACTGACCACAATGTTCGCGAAACTCTAGCAATTACTGACCGGGCCTATATAATAAGCGAGGGCAAAATATTCCGATCTGGAACCCCCCAGAGCCTGACATCAGATGAAGAGGTGCGTAAGATCTATCTGGGTGAAAATTTTAGAATGTAG
- a CDS encoding cytochrome P450 yields the protein MPKITAFSFPPGPRRTFPGGNYLAFQRDPLHFFKNLSDKYGDLAHVRLGMEDVIVVNNPEYIKEILVTNHQNFTKSRGLERAKNLLGEGLLTSEGDFHRRQRRLSQPAFHRDRIASYGKVMVERALQMRETWQEGVPIDVAQEMMHVTLAIVAKTLFDANVDSEADEIGEALTTSLELFVKFMVMPFGELIQKLPLPANKRFAKAKERLDATIYRIIEERRKMVEDRGDLLSMLLLAQDAEGDGTGMTNEQLRDEVLTLFLAGHETTANALTWTLYLLSQNPEVEAKLQAEVDAILNGRAPTVAEMPQLKYAEMVLAESMRLYPPAWVIGRRNKTAYQIGDYFIPPRSIFIMSQYVTHRDPRFFDRPEVFDPQRWTPEARSLRPKFSYFPFGGGPRLCIGESFAWMEGILVLATIIQRWQLQLVAGHQIETQALITLRPKHGMKMYPESRIKK from the coding sequence ATGCCAAAAATAACTGCTTTTTCATTTCCACCTGGTCCTAGACGGACCTTTCCAGGTGGAAACTATCTCGCTTTTCAACGTGACCCACTGCACTTTTTTAAAAATCTTTCAGATAAATATGGAGATTTGGCTCACGTCCGACTCGGAATGGAAGATGTGATCGTGGTGAACAACCCAGAATATATCAAAGAGATTCTGGTCACAAATCACCAGAATTTTACCAAAAGCCGCGGCCTGGAGCGGGCCAAGAACCTGCTTGGTGAAGGACTGTTAACCAGTGAAGGAGATTTTCATCGCCGGCAACGACGGCTGTCTCAACCCGCATTCCACCGAGATCGGATTGCTTCATACGGCAAGGTGATGGTGGAACGAGCGTTGCAGATGCGAGAAACCTGGCAGGAGGGAGTGCCGATAGATGTCGCCCAAGAAATGATGCATGTCACGTTAGCCATTGTGGCGAAGACTCTTTTTGATGCCAATGTTGATTCAGAAGCCGATGAAATAGGGGAGGCGCTGACCACGTCGCTCGAATTATTTGTCAAATTTATGGTTATGCCATTTGGCGAATTAATTCAGAAGCTGCCACTTCCAGCAAATAAACGCTTTGCAAAAGCAAAAGAACGCTTAGATGCAACAATTTACCGGATAATTGAAGAACGAAGGAAGATGGTCGAAGACCGAGGTGACCTGCTCTCAATGCTCTTATTAGCCCAGGATGCTGAAGGAGATGGCACCGGAATGACAAATGAGCAGCTCCGAGATGAGGTTTTAACGCTTTTTCTGGCTGGCCACGAGACGACAGCCAATGCTTTGACCTGGACTTTGTACCTCTTGTCTCAAAATCCTGAGGTTGAAGCCAAACTTCAGGCAGAGGTAGATGCCATCTTAAATGGAAGAGCGCCAACTGTGGCTGAGATGCCGCAGTTAAAGTACGCCGAGATGGTCCTAGCCGAGTCAATGCGGCTCTATCCTCCTGCCTGGGTGATTGGCCGACGAAATAAGACAGCCTATCAAATTGGCGATTACTTCATTCCACCCAGGTCGATTTTTATCATGAGTCAGTATGTCACCCATCGGGATCCTCGGTTCTTTGACCGGCCTGAGGTATTTGACCCGCAACGCTGGACACCTGAAGCCAGGTCATTGAGGCCAAAATTTAGCTATTTCCCCTTTGGAGGAGGGCCTCGGCTCTGTATTGGCGAATCTTTTGCCTGGATGGAAGGCATTTTGGTGCTTGCGACCATCATTCAGCGCTGGCAATTGCAATTAGTGGCTGGTCATCAGATCGAAACTCAGGCTTTGATCACGCTTCGCCCAAAACATGGCATGAAAATGTACCCAGAATCGCGGATCAAAAAATGA